CTTATGCACGCAATAGGCCATCATGTTCTGAAACTTTATCCTGACACAAAGGTTATGTATGTGACATCAGAAGTTTTTACAAACGAGCTGATTGCCGCAATCAGGGATGAGAAAACCGACGAGTTTAGAACAAAGTACAGAAATGTAGATGTACTTTTGATTGACGACATTCAGTTTCTGGGCGGAAAAGAAAGAACACAGGAGGAGTTTTTCCACACATTCAATACCCTGTATGAAGCCAACAAAAAGATAATTCTGTCATCAGACAGGCCACCAAAAGAAATAAACACACTGGAAGACAGGCTAAGGTCCCGCTTTGAATGGGGACTTATCACAGACATACAGCCGCCCGATTATGAAACGCGGATTGCAATCCTTAGCAAGAAATGCCAGCTTGAAGGAACACAGGTGCCGCAACACATTCTGGAGTTCATAGCTTCAAAGATAGAAACAAACATAAGAGAGCTTGAAGGTGCACTCAACAAAATCTTAGCATACTCAAAGCTAATGGCACCCGACAAGGAAATCACTTTAGAACTTGCCGAAAAGGCTCTGAAAGAATTTATAGAAACAAACTCCAGAAAAGAGCTCACAATTGAAGACATCCAGGCAGAGGTTGCAGGCTATTTTAACATAAAGATTGAAGATTTCAAATCATCAAGAAGGTCGCGAAACGTCGCATTCCCGCGCCAGATAGCAATGTACCTGGCAAGAGAGCTAACAAATGTGTCACTGCCCAAAATAGGCGAAGCGTTCGGCGGAAAGGACCATACAACTGTACTTCATGCCTGTGAAAAAATCAAAGAACTTATCAACAAGGATACCAACACAAGAAATACTGTTGAAAGCTTAAAAAAACGACTTATCAACAGAGAATAAACAGCTGTGGATAACTTCCTGTGAATTTGAATTTTCACATGTGAATCTGGTTGAAATCTGCTTTAATTATCCACAGCTTTTTTAACTTTATTTAAATCACATTTTTCAAGGCTTTGAACACTTTTTCAACTTATCCACATGCATTATTAGTACTACTACTGTCAGTTTTACTATAGCTTTCAAATTTGCGCACCCGAAAAAAAGGAGGGAAAAAATTTGAAATTTGTTGTGGACAAAGATATACTCCAGGACAATATTTCCAAGGTAATATTCTCTGCATCTTCAACAAAGGTTACATCAGTTCTGGAATGTGTGCTGATTGAGGCAGAGGACGTCATTGTGCTCACCACAAACAATATGAAGATGCAAATACAAACAGAATTCAATGGTGAAATTTTAGAAAAAGGTGCTGCACTTATCAAAGCAAAACTGCTTGCAGACATTGTAAAAAAGCTCCCATCCGGCGATGTTGAAATAATCAGGGAAGATAATGAAGTGAAGGTAAGGTGCCAGAAGATAGAGTTCAGACTTCCATCCTTAGATCCGCTCGATTTTCCAAAGATGGACAGAAAGCCAACTGACAGCTTCTGCGAATTTACAGCATCAGAGTTTGAAGATGCCATGGAAAAGGTTATATTCGCAACATCCAAAGATGAGACAAGACCGACATTTACAGGTGTGCTTTTTGAAAGAGAAGATGACTTTGTAAACCTTGTGGGAATGGACGGGCACAGACTTGCAATAAACAAGCTAAAACCAATTGATATGGATGGTGAATTTTCAAAGATTGTTCCTGCTGAAAACTTAGATGACATTACAAAGATAATAGACATTGAAGAGGCAGAAAAGGTGAGGGTTTCGTTTTTTGAAAGCCAGGCCTTGTTTGAAATAGGCTCAACAAGTGTAATTGTGACATTGATAGCCGGCAGGTTTTTTGATTACAAAAATGTCATTCCGTCCGAGTATTCAACAAAGGTTTCTATTCTGTCAGATGTTCTGGAAAGCACCCTTGAGAGAGCTTCGATTGTGTCAAAAGATGAAAAGACAAACGTGCAGGCTGTGATATTCGAGGTTTCGGGAATGCTGTTCAGAGCAATATCATACTCAGCAGACGGCAGGTTCGAAGAGGATGTTATGTGCGATGTTGAAGGCAAGGATATCAGAATAGGTTTTAACGTAAAGTACTTTCTGGATGTTTTGAAAGTGCTGGACGGCCAGATTGACCTTTATATAACATCAAGCACAAGTCCGTCAATTGTGCGTGCCCGTGATGACCAGAATTATATCTACCTTGTGCTGCCGGTAAAAATGCCAGAATAACAAAGCTTTATTGTTTTGGGGTTTTGAAAAATGATAATAAAAAGCATATATCTTGAGAACTTCAGAAATCACAGGGAGAGGTTTTTTGAGTTTAAAAATGGAATTAACTTGGTCTTAGGGAAAAACGCCTCAGGAAAGTCAAATCTTCTTGAGGCTATATATTTTTGCTTTTGCGGCAAGTCTTTTAAGGCAAAGGATGTAAATCTTATCAATTTTGAAAGTGAATATTTCAAGCTTGATGCTTCTGTCTTTGATAATGATTTTGAGCACAGGATACTCTGTTATGTGGACAGGTTTTTTCAGAAAAAGATAATGGTAAATGAGAAGAGAATAAGCAGATTATCCGAGCTTTTAGAAAAGTTCAGGTTTGTATATTTTGAACCCGACTCAACCGAGCTTGTAAAGCAGGACCCGAAAGTCAGGCGAAAGTTTCTGGATATGGAGATTTCAAAGATATATCCGTACATGATAAAAACCTATCAGGACTATCAAAAAGCATTGATGAGCAGAAATGCTTTTTTGAAAAGTTATGATAAAAAAGATATAATAGATGTGTACGATGTGGAGCTTGCAAAACTGGGGTATAAGATATATAAAAAGAGGGAAGAGATAGTAAAAAGGCTGTCTGAGTTTACAAAGCAGGTCTGGTACGATGTGTTTGAACACAGAAGCACAATTGATATTGTATACAGAGCATCAATAGAGTCATCAAGTCAGGAGGAGTATTATACAGAGCTCAAAAAGCGGTTTGAAAAGGACATCAAATTTGGCTTTACAACAGGTGGGGTTCACAGGGACGACTTTGATATTCTCATAAACAGTAAAAGTGCAAAGGAATATGCATCGGAAGGGCAGATCAAGCTTGCATGCATTGCAATATACCTTGCATCTGCAAAGCTATTTGAAAGACCAATTTTGCTTTTGGATGACATCTTTTCAGAGCTTGATGATGAGAGAAAAAAGAATGTTCTTGACCTTTGCAGGGATTACCAGGCAATCATAACCTCTGCAGAGGAAAAAGAGAATTTGATTGCCGCAGGCTTGATTGAAGGTGATATAAATGTTGTTCAATTGTAACATTTTTTATTTTCTTAAAAAAACTCACAGGGATGTGAAGATATGTTTGCTCATATAGGTGAGGATTATGTTATCAACAGCTCGGAGCTTCTTTTGATAATGAACTATGATATTTTTATGGGTTCTGAAGACAACCAGATGATTTTTGAGAGGCTGAAAGCCGAAGACAGAGTTGTTGTTATAAACGATGATCTAAAAAAATCTGTGCTTCTTCTTGAAATTGATGGAAGACTCTATGCAATTGTGTCGCCGGTATCTTCAACAACACTTGCAAAAAGATTTATAAATTTCAACTCATATGTGGACAACTACCTTGATGTGTCCTGAAAATTTTTGATTTTTTTGACTTCTCAAAATTTTTCAATGGAAGGTGATACAAAGTTGGACAATACAAAAAACTCCAATCAGGAATACACGGCAAGCGAGATACAGGTTTTAGAAGGGCTTGAGGCTGTCAGAAAGCGCCCGGGAATGTATATAGGCTCAACATCCCAGCGCGGTCTTCATCACCTTGTCTATGAGATTGTCGACAATGCGATTGACGAGGCAATGGCAGGATTCTGCAAAAATATTGATGTTGTCATACACAGTGATAATTCTGTGACTGTAACAGACGATGGACGTGGAATTCCGGTTGATATACATCCAAAGCTTCAAAAAAGCGGGGTTGAGGTGGTTTTTACTGTTCTTCATGCAGGCGGTAAGTTTGGCGAGAGTGTATACAAGGTATCGGGTGGTCTTCACGGTGTTGGTGCATCTGTTGTAAATGCACTTTCAAGATACTTAGAAGTTGAAGTGTACAGAAACGGCAAAATTTACTATCAAAGATATGAAAGAGGAAAGCCTGTATGTGAACTCAAAATCCTGGGTGAGACGGATAGAACAGGCACAAAGGTTACATTTTTGCCCGACGATGAGATATTTGAAACAATTGAATTTGACGCAGATGTGCTTTTGCAGCGTCTTCGAGAGCTTGCATTTTTGAACAAAGGAATCAGAATCACATTTACTGATGAGAGAGAGAAGAATCCAAAAACAGTTGAGCTCAAATACGATGGTGGTATTGCCGAGTTTGTGAAGTATTTGAACCGCAACAAAGAGGTTTTGCATAAAGATCCAATCTATATAGAGGGTGAGAAAAACCAGATTTTGATTGAGGTTGCAATTCAGTACACAGACGAGTTTGGTGAAAACATCTATTCGTTTGCAAACAACATTGCAACAATAGACGGTGGTACACACCTTGTTGGTTTCAAAGCGGCTGTGACAAAGGCGGTTAATGACTATGCAAGAAAATACAATTTTTTGAAGGCAGAAAACCAGCTTCTGGGCGAGGATATCAGGGATGGCATGACAGCTATTGTGTCTGTCAAGATTCATGAGCCTCAGTTTGAAGGGCAGACCAAGACAAAGCTTGGCAACAGCGAAGCACGCTGGGCGGTTGAAAACTTAGTTTCTGAAAAGCTTGCAGCATTTTTGGAAGAAAACCCCGATGTGTCAAAAAGGATAATAGAAAAGGCGCTCCTTGCGGCAAAGGTGCGCGAAGAGGCAAGAAAGGCAAGAGAGCTTGTTGTTAAAAGAAAGTCTGCGCTGGAAAGTTCAAACCTTCCCGGCAAGCTTGCAGACTGCTCAGAAAAGGACCCGGCTAAGTGCGAGATATTCATTGTTGAGGGTGATTCTGCAGGTGGGTCTGCAAAGCAGGGAAGAGACAGGCGCTATCAGGCAATACTTCCACTTTGGGGTAAGATGCTGAATGTTGAAAAGGCAAGTCCGGATAAGATTTATTCAAACGACAAGCTGCTTCCTTTGATTCAGGCGCTCGGGTGTGGTATTGGCAATGACATTGACCTTAAAAAACTCAGATATCACAGGGTAATAATCATGGCAGATGCCGATGTTGACGGGTCACATATAAGAACCCTGCTTTTGACATTCTTTTACAGATACATGAGACCGCTTATTGAAAATGGGCACATTTACATTGCCCAGCCGCCACTTTACAAGGTAACAAAAGGAAAACAGATAAGATATGCATACAACGACAGAGAGCTTCAGAAGATTTTGCAGGAGATGAAAGATGCGCAGGTTCAGCGCTTTAAGGGACTTGGTGAGATGAACGCCGAGGAGCTGTGGGAGACCACAATGGACCCCGCAAGAAGGATTCTTTTGAAGGTTGAACTTGAGGATGCTGTGATGGCAGAGGAGATTTTTACAATCCTTATGGGCGACAAGGTTGAGCCAAGAAGAGAGTTTATTGAGAAGAATGCCAGGTATGTAAGGAATCTGGATATATAAAAAAGAGGTGTTTTTAAAGTGGAAGTTGCAAAAAAGATTTATGAAGAAGTTATAAAACTACCTGAAGAGGCTCAGAAAGAGGTTCTGGATTTTATTGAATTTAAAATAATGAAATTAAAGAAAAATTTGGAGAAAGTAATTGATGAAGTAATTGAAGAAAATTATGATATACTGAAGGAGTTAGCTGATAGATGATAATGCTAAGTATAGAGGAGGCAAAATTAAAGCATGGAAGAGCTGGATTTCAGGATAATCCCTGTTGAGATACAGGAAGAGATGAAAAGAAGCTATATAGACTATGCGATGAGTGTAATTGTATCCCGTGCACTGCCTGATGTAAGAGACGGCTTAAAACCTGTCCACAGAAGAATCCTCTACGCCATGAACGAGATAGGGCTTACGCCCGACAAACCGTACAGAAAGTCAGCAACAGTTGTAGGGCATGTTCTGGCAAAATACCATCCGCACGGTGATGCTGCTGTTTATGAAAGCCTTGTCAGAATGGCGCAGGAGTTTTCCATGCGCCATCCGCTTGTTGACGGGCATGGAAACTTTGGATCTGTTGATGGTGACCCGCCGGCTGCTATGCGTTACACAGAGGCGCGTATGAGCAAAATAGCGGTTGAGATGCTTCGCGATATAGAAAAAGAGACAGTGGAATTTATGCCAAACTTTGATGAGTCTGCAAAAGAGCCAAAGGTTCTGCCATCGCGCTTTCCAAACCTTCTTGTAAACGGCAGCCAGGGCATTGCTGTTGGTATGGCAACAAACATCCCGCCTCACAACCTTGCAGAGGTAATAGATGCAATCGTGTACATGCTTGACCATGAAAATGCTACATTGGATGATATAATGAAGATAATAAAAGGGCCTGACTTTCCAACAGGCGGGTACATCATAGGCAAAAAGGGGATAAGGGATGCGTATTCAACAGGCAAAGGTAAGATAGTTGTCAGGGCAAAAGCTGAGATTGAACACACATCAAAGGGAAGGCAGAGAATTGTTGTTACAGAACTTCCGTACATGGTAAACAAGGCGCGGCTTATTGAAAAGATTGCCGAGCTTGTTCAGGAGAAGAAAATAGAAGGTATTTCGGACATAAGAGATGAATCTGACAAAGAGGGCTTGAGAATTGTAATAGAGGTCAAAAAGGATGCAGATGCAAATGTGGTTTTGAAGCAGCTGTACAAAAACACACAGCTTCAGGACACGTTTGGAATAATCATGCTTGCGCTTGTTGACAACCAGCCAAAGGTGCTCACACTTCTTGACATGCTAAGCTTTTATATTGAGCATCAAAAAGAAATAATTATCAGAAGAACAAGGTATGACCTTAAAAAAGCTGAAGAAAGAGCTCATATTCTGGAAGGGCTCAAAAAAGCCCTTGACCATATAGATGAGATTATTTCAATAATTCGCTCATCCAGAACTGTAAATGAGGCAAAAGAAAGGCTTATAGAAAGATTTTCATTTACTGACATACAGGCACAGGCAATACTTGATATGAGACTGCAAAGACTTACCGGGCTTGAGAGACAGAAGATTGAAGAAGAGCTTGCAGAACTTCTCAGGATGATAGAGTACTACAAAAATGTGCTTGCAAGCGAGGCAATGGTGAAGGAGATTATCAAAAAGGAAATTCTGGAGATAAAAGAAAAGTACAGAGATGAGAGAAGAACAAAGATCATACAGGAAGAACATGAGGATTTTGACGAAGAGGAGCTTATCCAGGAGCAGGATACTGTAATTACACTCACACACTTTGGATACATCAAAAGGCTTCCGCTTGACACATACAGGAGCCAGAAGCGGGGTGGAAAGGGCATAACAGGTATTTCTACCAGGGAAGAGGACTTTGTCGAAGAGGTGTTTGTCACAACAACTCATAACTACATCCTCTTTTTCACAGACAAAGGCAAGGTTTACAGGCTAAGAGCGTATGAAGTCCCCGAGGCATCAAGGCAGGCAAAAGGCATGGCGATAGTCAATCTCATACAGATCGAAAAGGATGAAAAAATCACAGCCTGTATGACAGTAAAGGATTTCAAAGAAGGATTCTTGATGATGTGTACAAAAAACGGAACAATCAAAAAGGTTTTACTTAGCGAATTTGAAAACACAACCAGGGCGGGTAAAAAAGCAATTACGCTTGCCGATGATGACTGCCTGATAGATGTAAAGCTGACATCCGGCAATGATGAAATGGTGCTTGTGTCAAGCAGTGGCTACTGTGTTGTGTTCAATGAAAATGATGTGAGGGTTATGGGAAGGTCTGCTAAAGGTATTAAAGGTATGACGCTTGAGGATGGAGATTTCATTGTGGGTATGGAAAAGGCAAGTGATGGAAAATATCTTCTGTGCGTTACAGAAAACGGATTTGGAAAAAGAAGCGACATAGAAGAATACCGCAGGACAAGACGCGGTGCAAAGGGCGTTTTGACATACAAAGTTACAGACAAGACAGGCAGGATTGTTGACATCAAGATGGTGGACGACCAGGATGAGATAATGCTGTGTTCAAGCAGCGGAATTTTTATAAGGCTTGAGGTGAGTCAGGTACCTGTTCAGGGAAGGTCAACACAGGGTGTTAAGCTCATGAGAATTGACGGGGATAATATAAGGGTTTCATC
The Caldicellulosiruptor morganii DNA segment above includes these coding regions:
- the dnaA gene encoding chromosomal replication initiator protein DnaA, yielding MVDYDVNKVWEDIKEVIKKELNPSPTDISYNTWVETLVPICFDDSDTLILKSFADFHREIVINRYSVLILNALKQLYSPHLSFKVILPNEVDKYKKYIKQKQEEKPEIVTTLNPKYTFETFVVGNNNRLAHAAALAVAETPPGEKTYNPLFIYGGVGLGKTHLMHAIGHHVLKLYPDTKVMYVTSEVFTNELIAAIRDEKTDEFRTKYRNVDVLLIDDIQFLGGKERTQEEFFHTFNTLYEANKKIILSSDRPPKEINTLEDRLRSRFEWGLITDIQPPDYETRIAILSKKCQLEGTQVPQHILEFIASKIETNIRELEGALNKILAYSKLMAPDKEITLELAEKALKEFIETNSRKELTIEDIQAEVAGYFNIKIEDFKSSRRSRNVAFPRQIAMYLARELTNVSLPKIGEAFGGKDHTTVLHACEKIKELINKDTNTRNTVESLKKRLINRE
- the dnaN gene encoding DNA polymerase III subunit beta yields the protein MKFVVDKDILQDNISKVIFSASSTKVTSVLECVLIEAEDVIVLTTNNMKMQIQTEFNGEILEKGAALIKAKLLADIVKKLPSGDVEIIREDNEVKVRCQKIEFRLPSLDPLDFPKMDRKPTDSFCEFTASEFEDAMEKVIFATSKDETRPTFTGVLFEREDDFVNLVGMDGHRLAINKLKPIDMDGEFSKIVPAENLDDITKIIDIEEAEKVRVSFFESQALFEIGSTSVIVTLIAGRFFDYKNVIPSEYSTKVSILSDVLESTLERASIVSKDEKTNVQAVIFEVSGMLFRAISYSADGRFEEDVMCDVEGKDIRIGFNVKYFLDVLKVLDGQIDLYITSSTSPSIVRARDDQNYIYLVLPVKMPE
- the recF gene encoding DNA replication/repair protein RecF (All proteins in this family for which functions are known are DNA-binding proteins that assist the filamentation of RecA onto DNA for the initiation of recombination or recombinational repair.) — protein: MIIKSIYLENFRNHRERFFEFKNGINLVLGKNASGKSNLLEAIYFCFCGKSFKAKDVNLINFESEYFKLDASVFDNDFEHRILCYVDRFFQKKIMVNEKRISRLSELLEKFRFVYFEPDSTELVKQDPKVRRKFLDMEISKIYPYMIKTYQDYQKALMSRNAFLKSYDKKDIIDVYDVELAKLGYKIYKKREEIVKRLSEFTKQVWYDVFEHRSTIDIVYRASIESSSQEEYYTELKKRFEKDIKFGFTTGGVHRDDFDILINSKSAKEYASEGQIKLACIAIYLASAKLFERPILLLDDIFSELDDERKKNVLDLCRDYQAIITSAEEKENLIAAGLIEGDINVVQL
- the remB gene encoding extracellular matrix regulator RemB; its protein translation is MFAHIGEDYVINSSELLLIMNYDIFMGSEDNQMIFERLKAEDRVVVINDDLKKSVLLLEIDGRLYAIVSPVSSTTLAKRFINFNSYVDNYLDVS
- the gyrB gene encoding DNA topoisomerase (ATP-hydrolyzing) subunit B, giving the protein MEGDTKLDNTKNSNQEYTASEIQVLEGLEAVRKRPGMYIGSTSQRGLHHLVYEIVDNAIDEAMAGFCKNIDVVIHSDNSVTVTDDGRGIPVDIHPKLQKSGVEVVFTVLHAGGKFGESVYKVSGGLHGVGASVVNALSRYLEVEVYRNGKIYYQRYERGKPVCELKILGETDRTGTKVTFLPDDEIFETIEFDADVLLQRLRELAFLNKGIRITFTDEREKNPKTVELKYDGGIAEFVKYLNRNKEVLHKDPIYIEGEKNQILIEVAIQYTDEFGENIYSFANNIATIDGGTHLVGFKAAVTKAVNDYARKYNFLKAENQLLGEDIRDGMTAIVSVKIHEPQFEGQTKTKLGNSEARWAVENLVSEKLAAFLEENPDVSKRIIEKALLAAKVREEARKARELVVKRKSALESSNLPGKLADCSEKDPAKCEIFIVEGDSAGGSAKQGRDRRYQAILPLWGKMLNVEKASPDKIYSNDKLLPLIQALGCGIGNDIDLKKLRYHRVIIMADADVDGSHIRTLLLTFFYRYMRPLIENGHIYIAQPPLYKVTKGKQIRYAYNDRELQKILQEMKDAQVQRFKGLGEMNAEELWETTMDPARRILLKVELEDAVMAEEIFTILMGDKVEPRREFIEKNARYVRNLDI
- the gyrA gene encoding DNA gyrase subunit A, which gives rise to MEELDFRIIPVEIQEEMKRSYIDYAMSVIVSRALPDVRDGLKPVHRRILYAMNEIGLTPDKPYRKSATVVGHVLAKYHPHGDAAVYESLVRMAQEFSMRHPLVDGHGNFGSVDGDPPAAMRYTEARMSKIAVEMLRDIEKETVEFMPNFDESAKEPKVLPSRFPNLLVNGSQGIAVGMATNIPPHNLAEVIDAIVYMLDHENATLDDIMKIIKGPDFPTGGYIIGKKGIRDAYSTGKGKIVVRAKAEIEHTSKGRQRIVVTELPYMVNKARLIEKIAELVQEKKIEGISDIRDESDKEGLRIVIEVKKDADANVVLKQLYKNTQLQDTFGIIMLALVDNQPKVLTLLDMLSFYIEHQKEIIIRRTRYDLKKAEERAHILEGLKKALDHIDEIISIIRSSRTVNEAKERLIERFSFTDIQAQAILDMRLQRLTGLERQKIEEELAELLRMIEYYKNVLASEAMVKEIIKKEILEIKEKYRDERRTKIIQEEHEDFDEEELIQEQDTVITLTHFGYIKRLPLDTYRSQKRGGKGITGISTREEDFVEEVFVTTTHNYILFFTDKGKVYRLRAYEVPEASRQAKGMAIVNLIQIEKDEKITACMTVKDFKEGFLMMCTKNGTIKKVLLSEFENTTRAGKKAITLADDDCLIDVKLTSGNDEMVLVSSSGYCVVFNENDVRVMGRSAKGIKGMTLEDGDFIVGMEKASDGKYLLCVTENGFGKRSDIEEYRRTRRGAKGVLTYKVTDKTGRIVDIKMVDDQDEIMLCSSSGIFIRLEVSQVPVQGRSTQGVKLMRIDGDNIRVSSIARIKD